The following are encoded together in the Streptomyces sp. NBC_00358 genome:
- a CDS encoding bifunctional FO biosynthesis protein CofGH, giving the protein MTTSATGATPGSGPTANSMRRALRRARDGVALDVNEAAVLLQARGADLDDLTASAARVRDAGLEAAGRPGVITYSKSVFVPLTRLCRDKCHYCTFVTVPGKLRRAGHGMFMSPDEVLDIARRGAELGCKEALITLGDKPEDRWPEAREWLDAHGYDDTIAYVRAISIRILEETGLLPHLNPGVMSWTDFQRLKPVAPSMGMMLETTATRLWSEPGGPHHGSPDKEPAVRLRVLEDAGRSSVPFTSGLLIGIGETYEERADSLFALRRISRAYHGIQELIIQNFRAKPDTAMRGMPDAELDELIATVAVARHIMGPAACLQAPPNLVDSEYARLIGAGIDDWGGVSPLTIDHVNPERPWPQIELLREQSAEAGFELRERLCVYPEFVQRGEPWLDPRLLPHVRALADPETGLALPDAVVEGHPWQEPEEAFTSSGRTDLHRTIDTEGRTGDRRDDFDAVYGDWEALREAAAPGMVPSRIDTDVRAALATAADDPTKLTDDEALALLHADGPALDALCRIADDVRRAAVGDDVTYIVTRNINFTNVCYTGCRFCAFAQRRTDADAYTLSLDQVADRAAQAWDLGAVEVCMQGGIHPDLPGTAYFDIAKAVKERVPGMHVHAFSPMEVVNGATRTGLSIREWLTAAKEAGLDTIPGTAAEILDDEVRWVLTKGKLPAATWIEVVTTAHELGIRSSSTMMYGHVDQPRHWLGHFRTLSRIQQQTGGFTEFVTLPFIHTNAPVYLAGIARPGPTTRDNRAVMAMARLLLHPHIPNIQTSWVKLGTEGAAEMLRSGANDLGGTLMEETISRMAGSSYGSYKSVKDLIAVAAAAGRPARPRTTVYGEVPEERQKAAAASDGHLPELLPVLD; this is encoded by the coding sequence ATGACGACCTCCGCTACGGGCGCGACTCCCGGATCCGGGCCGACGGCGAACTCCATGCGCCGTGCGCTGAGGCGCGCACGGGACGGCGTCGCGCTCGACGTGAACGAGGCCGCGGTGCTGCTCCAGGCACGCGGCGCGGACCTCGACGACCTGACCGCCTCCGCCGCACGGGTGCGGGACGCGGGCCTGGAGGCGGCCGGCCGGCCCGGTGTCATCACGTACTCCAAGAGCGTCTTCGTCCCGCTGACCCGGCTGTGCCGCGACAAGTGCCACTACTGCACCTTCGTCACCGTCCCCGGCAAACTCCGCCGGGCCGGCCACGGGATGTTCATGTCCCCGGACGAGGTCCTCGACATCGCCCGCCGGGGCGCCGAACTCGGCTGCAAGGAAGCCCTGATCACCCTCGGCGACAAACCCGAGGACCGCTGGCCCGAGGCCCGCGAATGGCTGGACGCGCACGGCTACGACGACACGATCGCGTACGTACGGGCCATCTCGATCCGCATCCTGGAGGAGACGGGCCTGCTGCCGCACCTCAACCCGGGTGTCATGTCGTGGACCGACTTCCAGCGGCTGAAGCCGGTCGCCCCGTCGATGGGCATGATGCTGGAGACGACGGCGACGCGGCTGTGGTCCGAGCCCGGCGGCCCCCACCACGGTTCCCCGGACAAGGAGCCCGCCGTACGGCTGCGGGTCCTGGAGGACGCGGGCCGCTCCTCCGTCCCCTTCACCAGCGGGCTGCTGATCGGCATCGGCGAGACGTACGAGGAGCGCGCCGACTCCCTGTTCGCGCTGCGCCGGATCTCCCGCGCCTACCACGGCATCCAGGAACTGATCATCCAGAACTTCCGCGCCAAGCCGGACACCGCGATGCGCGGGATGCCGGACGCGGAACTGGACGAGCTGATCGCCACCGTGGCCGTGGCCCGGCACATCATGGGCCCGGCCGCCTGCCTCCAGGCGCCGCCCAACCTGGTCGACAGCGAGTACGCGCGGCTGATCGGCGCCGGGATCGACGACTGGGGCGGGGTCTCGCCGCTGACCATCGACCACGTCAACCCCGAGCGCCCCTGGCCGCAGATCGAGCTGCTGCGCGAGCAGTCGGCCGAGGCGGGCTTCGAACTCCGCGAACGCCTCTGCGTCTACCCGGAGTTCGTGCAGCGCGGCGAACCCTGGCTGGACCCCCGCCTGCTGCCGCACGTACGGGCCCTGGCGGACCCGGAGACGGGCCTCGCGCTCCCGGACGCGGTGGTGGAGGGGCACCCCTGGCAGGAGCCCGAGGAGGCCTTCACGTCCTCCGGGCGCACCGACCTGCACCGCACCATCGACACCGAGGGCCGCACCGGCGACCGCCGCGACGACTTCGACGCGGTGTACGGCGACTGGGAGGCACTGCGGGAGGCGGCGGCCCCCGGGATGGTGCCGTCCCGGATCGACACGGACGTACGGGCCGCACTGGCGACCGCGGCCGACGACCCGACGAAGCTGACCGACGACGAGGCCCTCGCGCTGCTGCACGCCGACGGCCCGGCGCTCGACGCCCTGTGCCGGATCGCCGACGACGTGCGCAGGGCGGCGGTCGGTGACGACGTCACCTACATCGTCACCCGCAACATCAACTTCACCAACGTCTGCTACACCGGCTGCCGTTTCTGCGCCTTCGCCCAGCGCCGCACCGACGCCGACGCGTACACGCTCTCCCTGGACCAGGTCGCGGACCGCGCCGCCCAGGCCTGGGACCTGGGCGCGGTCGAGGTGTGCATGCAGGGCGGCATCCACCCGGACCTGCCCGGCACGGCGTACTTCGACATCGCGAAGGCGGTCAAGGAACGCGTCCCCGGCATGCACGTCCACGCCTTCTCCCCGATGGAGGTGGTGAACGGCGCCACCCGCACCGGCCTGTCCATCCGCGAGTGGCTGACCGCCGCCAAGGAAGCGGGCCTCGACACCATCCCCGGCACCGCCGCCGAGATCCTCGACGACGAGGTGCGCTGGGTCCTGACGAAGGGCAAACTGCCCGCGGCGACCTGGATCGAGGTGGTCACCACGGCCCACGAACTGGGCATCCGCTCCTCCTCCACCATGATGTACGGCCATGTCGACCAGCCCCGCCACTGGCTCGGCCACTTCCGCACGCTCTCCCGCATCCAGCAGCAGACCGGAGGATTCACGGAGTTCGTGACCCTCCCCTTCATCCACACCAACGCCCCCGTCTACCTGGCCGGCATCGCCCGCCCCGGCCCGACGACCCGCGACAACCGCGCGGTCATGGCGATGGCCCGCCTCCTGCTGCACCCGCACATCCCCAACATCCAGACGAGCTGGGTCAAGCTCGGCACCGAGGGCGCGGCCGAGATGCTCCGCTCCGGCGCCAACGACCTCGGCGGCACCCTGATGGAGGAGACCATCTCCCGCATGGCGGGCTCCAGTTACGGCTCCTACAAGTCGGTCAAGGACCTGATCGCGGTCGCCGCGGCCGCAGGACGCCCGGCCCGCCCCCGCACCACCGTCTACGGCGAGGTCCCCGAGGAACGCCAGAAGGCGGCGGCGGCCTCGGACGGGCACCTGCCGGAGCTGCTGCCGGTGCTGGACTGA
- a CDS encoding ADP-ribosylglycohydrolase family protein codes for MGATAGAVWGRGEQQDFRSRVRGTLLGAAVGDALGAPLDGLPLEAIRAAHGPEGLSDLAPAYGRRGAVTHLTQLALFSVDGLIRAQVRRDTGAWHPPSDVYRAYRRWAATQSDWGPDERRKDDGWLAREEWLYARRDPAKACLLGLADEIMGTLDAPKNPGEPGPEAAARSAPFGLLVGWEPQLVMQLAVECAAQTHGHPAAYLTAGAYAVIVHALARGENLDAAVQQALALLAPRPGHQAVAAGLQQALGAVRRGMPSPDRVEELAGDGSAEGALAVAVYCVLVGEDVRHGLCLAVNHGGPSAVTGALAGGLLGALHGETALPPAWLAELEGRPTVLVLADDFAMEMTQGPALHGAAASSPGWLARYPRA; via the coding sequence GTGGGTGCGACAGCCGGTGCCGTCTGGGGCCGTGGGGAACAGCAGGACTTCCGCAGCCGGGTCCGCGGGACGCTGCTGGGCGCGGCCGTCGGGGACGCCCTGGGCGCGCCGCTCGACGGGCTCCCACTGGAGGCGATCCGCGCGGCGCACGGCCCGGAGGGCCTTTCCGACCTGGCCCCCGCGTACGGCCGGCGCGGAGCCGTCACCCACCTCACACAGCTCGCCCTGTTCAGCGTCGACGGGCTGATCCGCGCGCAGGTGCGCCGCGACACCGGGGCCTGGCATCCGCCGTCCGACGTGTACCGCGCCTACCGCCGCTGGGCGGCCACCCAGAGTGACTGGGGGCCCGACGAGCGCCGCAAGGACGACGGCTGGCTGGCCCGCGAGGAATGGCTCTACGCCCGCCGCGACCCGGCCAAGGCCTGTCTGCTCGGGCTCGCCGACGAGATCATGGGCACGCTGGACGCGCCCAAGAACCCCGGCGAGCCGGGCCCCGAGGCAGCCGCCCGCTCCGCGCCCTTCGGGCTGCTCGTCGGCTGGGAACCGCAGCTCGTGATGCAGCTCGCGGTCGAGTGCGCCGCGCAGACCCACGGCCACCCCGCGGCCTACCTGACGGCGGGCGCGTACGCCGTGATCGTCCACGCGCTCGCCCGCGGCGAGAACCTCGACGCGGCCGTGCAGCAGGCCCTCGCGCTGCTGGCGCCCCGCCCCGGGCACCAGGCGGTCGCCGCGGGGCTCCAGCAAGCGCTGGGCGCCGTACGGCGGGGAATGCCCTCGCCCGACCGGGTCGAGGAACTCGCCGGGGACGGCTCCGCCGAGGGGGCGCTCGCCGTCGCGGTGTACTGCGTGCTCGTGGGCGAGGACGTCCGGCACGGTCTGTGCCTCGCGGTGAACCACGGCGGGCCCTCCGCCGTCACCGGCGCCCTCGCCGGCGGTCTGCTGGGCGCCCTGCACGGCGAGACGGCCCTCCCGCCGGCCTGGCTGGCCGAACTGGAGGGCCGTCCCACGGTGCTGGTCCTCGCGGACGACTTCGCGATGGAGATGACCCAGGGACCCGCGCTGCACGGGGCCGCCGCCTCGTCCCCGGGCTGGCTGGCCCGCTACCCACGGGCCTGA